The window CTTTTTCCAActtcaaacgcttataacttttgaaccgtaagcCCATTTTAGGcgtatgacctatcgttagaATTGTATGAGAGTCTAGTTTCTCTTAGTATCATCCTTTTTATGAGAATATAACACCATTCTTCCTGAGTCCCTCGTTTCTCCAATCGTGTATTCATCGTCCGACCTTGGGGTGTCTTGGAATGGCCTAGGGTGACCTATATTGTAACGTAAGCTATAATGTGATGATGTAATGTTGTTATAATAGGTTTGTGTTCGTTGTGCTCCCCGCTTACCCGCTTAGTCACCTTCTACCAACGTTCAaggccaaggtgagtttcgtagcccctacgtttacgttatttggggtggaaagtgtactcgtttgttaaatatttgtcaGTTGATATGATTAGTTATGATATTGAACGAGATGATGATTACTTACTTGTTTTGCTTGTTCACGTGATTGCATGTGTTATGATTacgcattgttcatcatgtaagtcgtgccggtttattacgcattatttattatgtaagtcgtgccagaaacgtattttacgcattgtttatcatgtaagtcgtgccggttacTACGCATTATTCATTATGTAAGTCATGTCTGGAAACGTATTTTatgcattgttcatcatgtaagtcgtgccggttatcaatattgttaaacgttgacttgtgttgatttgtgtgGACATGATTAGGTATCCTAATCCTCATGTaacgttaacggttgttatcccgacaaaTTTTATCTCTTTATCTAAacttacgaactcaccaactttatgttaacacgttttagtacacttttcaggtgaacaagTTAATGGAAGACGTATTGGaggatgattgattgtttgcatgctaggattggacttggacttacTGTGAATCCGTGATTCATTATCCCCGCTTATGAGTTATGCTTAGAATCATATGCCATTTTTTGTactctcttttgtaaacgtttgatggtcgtgctccttatgcatttttgtatggtctcggatttgtaatttatttaaattgtaTGGATTCCCAATCCTTTTAATACATCTAgatttgtctctacttaatttccatgtcgtgctgtgcttttcttgtgataacCCATTATTctgccttgttggggtgttacaatgttaaagtcaaaacaaaaaaaataatcattgtAGCCAAGGCTactaaaatgttatatataataataattaagaagaaatgtaaagaaatatatttttaacaacctaaaacaataaataatactaGACTTATGTCCGCACAATGCGAAAGCGGTGGGGGTAGtgatggcggcggcggtggtggtgacggtggtgggggcggcaGTGGGGACACCGATGTGGGCGACAATGGtgataaatgtaaaagtaagTGATGTTAAAAgtgatattgtagttattttaagtgttattGTTGTATATTGCAGTTCAAATACTCATACTACTATTTCTCCATcttaaattttgtaattttggCGGGTAAAGTTTGGGAAAAAATTGGTGAATCATCAGTTGTATTGATTGGTTCAAAGTTGGAGTTAGTAAAAGCAATTAACTATTGAAGTTTTGTATCCCGAACTTTAATGATTAGCTTTTTGTGTGTAATTGTGGTCGTTGTGTTATTGGCAAAAAAGGAAGCTTGTGACAGCCGTCATCTAGCGTATTTTTCGAAGTTTATTTCAGGACGTTTTAGTTCGTTTTGTTTATGTACATCGTTAGACTTTAATACCTTATTAGTGGAATAAATGGATTTATATTTTATTCGGGATTTATGAGCATTTacactttagaaaaattgtatgtggactcgagaacaggaggaataattgTGAAAATGTCATTATaagtgaaatacttaaaatctaatcaattgaaatatttaatgaACAAAGATAGatatgtttatatccgttataaaactattgaaaagttatattTGAATACATCTACAATATGAATTTATGGGTCATGAGTCTTTTTGAATTGTCGGGTCAAACCAATTTATATGAAAGTCAAACATAACTTTTCAACTATCTTTTCCATGCCTCTTACATAATTCGTCTTCAGATTCCCGATTCCTGGACCCATCAACTATAATGGCAACGATGTAGTCTACGTCATTTCTCGACTCTGACTACCAACATCAGGTTGATCTGTAATAGCACCAGCATACGGTAGCAGAGTTAGAAAATAGCCAAGTAGCAGCAAAATATACAATTTGGTTATAAGAAATTTCAAACTATAAGCATCTAAGTTAAATTTTTGAAATGTGGATATGCACCTGAATAAGAATATTGAGGTTCTTCAGCCATGTCTTATTTGCTTATCAGCAAACGGGATTCCACAATATTTTTAGCGCATATGGGGACACCAACCTGTTCAGTTTCACACTCGAAAAGTTGTGGCTGAATACTCACGATATCAAGTGCCTTCCATTTCTATTCTTCCGGAAAGAAACATCAAATAGATATGTTAATGAGTCGAGAATGCCTAACAAAAAAGTTTGTGGAAAGCTCTTAATCCCACAAATACAAGAAAATACAGAATAATGCATAACATTTAGTTTGCTATACCATTTAGTTTGCTAATAGGTCAAAATAGtgagaaaaaaaactttaagaTACCTAAAAATCTAGGATGAACCatttaaaagtcatcaaaatATGACCTTCGAAATTGttgattataaataaaaaggaaatatcAATTAGATAACTAAATGaaactttgtagcttatactcaGTGTATTTATCAAGTATTCACAGAACTGGAAAGAACAAAAAGAACCCGTTGACCTTAGCCAACCTAGATCATAGGCTAGAAGAAGAAACACCGTCAGAAGGAAATCTATAAGTTCTTCAAATACAGGAGTATTTTAACTCATATTGTGAATGAGTTGATTTGGGATATGCTACATCTCTAACATGGCAAACGGCCTAGATAATAAAGTTCAAATTGTTCAAAAGTCACTGACGATGTAATTTTTACGCACTCCAAAAGAAAGGTTCCGGGTTTGATTTCTAACAGTTTCAGTTCTTGGTGGTCTGATGATcaaaaaacaaacttatttGAGGAGAATAGCACATTATAACATAACATAATCTTTAAAATATTACATGACACACAAAATTAAAATGCATATAAGATGAACCCATCTAAACCCTTTACACAACACACCCAACCCTCCCAGTTAGCGACATGAACCCCTTTGTTGAAACTAATGCACACACATAAATTCTGTAATGAATCTTATCATACCAGCAAATACAACTATATACCTCAAATCTGCAGTCAAATATGTAGTAAACTCGAATAATCAACATCTTGAAGTGTGAGTGCCCCAATATAAAGCTGACTTATATGGTCCAGACATAAAGGAACACACTTCCTGTCAAAATACCCATGAACACCACCCATCCCGGAAACCCATGATTTCACATCTGACAAATTCAAGTTCAAATCTTTTTGCAACAACCGTATACGATACACAGTTGTATCAGATCTTTGACAGAAATGAGCACCACATCGATACAAGTTCTCCTCAGAAGCCAATCTTATTAATATCATCGTCAAAGTTCCATCAACGGGCTTTGGGTCTGCAAGACTTTTATCACCCATCATCTTGATTTCCCTTTCGGTAGGAAAATGAAACTCCTCATTTCCATCAACatcaaaaactctcaaatctTTAGTGTAATGTTTCATAGCTTCACGTTTAGTCGATTCATGTTTTTCTGCTAAAGTCAATATACAAGAGAACCTCAAATGATAACTTACAACGGTTTTTACAATCTTAAAGTTGTGAGAACAACAGAAGTAATCAAGCCATCTTTTTCCCACACCCGTGTACCATTTAATAATGTCAACATCTTCAAGAGCCATGAGTGCACTGATTGGCCTTGGACGACCCATGTTATTAGTGAACCCAGCTAACCTAACTGTTTTTCTGACAAGTTGTTCAGGTGTATCAACTTTTATACATAGTTGGGTCAAATCTTTGACCGTTCTTTCTGTGTATTTCTGTTCCTCCTCTTCTTCCACCTTCCTTTTTCTTTCCTCCAACTCTTTTCTAGCTTTCATCGGCTTCAAATACTTGTCCACTTGCTCTTGGAATTTGTCATAAGACTCAACAAGTTCCGGAGGAAGTTGATCTCTAATTCTTTTCAAAGATAAAAAATCTCCACCGGAAAGCTTACGATACCAGGCGGCACGCTCCTCTATCGACTCCAAAAACTCATCAACCACTTCACGGCCCCAAGTTTTAAAAATCTCCCTCACCTCATTTTCAATTTGGAAATCAAACTTGAACCCGTTGCTTGTCTTCAACTTCTTATGAACATGACTAAAGATTTTCATAGCAAGTTTCTTCCTGTTCGTCTCCCTCCTATTTTTAAGTTCTTGAAGCCTTACTTCTTTCTGTCTCAAGTACTTCTTTCTCGCCCTAATCGCCTTCTCAGACATTGGAGGATGCAAAACAGACGGTGTTACTGCCCGAATATCCATACCCAAAAAATGAACTTCCTCAGAAACCGCACTATGTACAACGGTTTTCTCTTTATCAACCGCCAACACCAAATTCTTTTCAAGAAACTGTACAACTAAATTCTTCAACTTTACAGTCAAACCCTTCGACCCTGATGTAATCACAAGTATCTCATCCAAGTACCTAACAGCATACACCTTCAATGGTTTATAAAAAACACGATCACCATCATCACCGTTCCCCTCATCTAGCCTACTTTTCACATTTTCCTTATTAATCATAAGCCGTAACTCTTGCAACTTTTGATCAAACACGTTCAAGTAAACGTTAATCAATATCGAATTCAACCCACATTCTTGAGGCAGCCCTTTCCCTAAACAACATCCACCCAATTCAATCCGGGCGACTTCTGATTCAACCAATTTCCTAACCAAACCAATAAATTTCTCATCTTTAATCTTTTCACTAATAACTGAACACAACTTATTCACATTCTCTAATCCAAAGATCCTATCTTTTTCAAACTTTACACTAAACCACCAGGAGGGGTTCTCTACATTGCTCTTTAAATACCGAATAGCGGTATGTCTACCCATACCGACCCGCCCACCGTAACTAAACGTCGCGAAACGATCATCATATATTACTTCTAACACCATCCTAATTGATTCAATCAAAACTTTCAACTTCAAATTAGGCAAAACAAGTGAAAATGAATCAAACTGAGAAAATTGAGAAAAGGGTTTAcctttattattgttattttccacCGGAAGCAAGCAAGATTCGATATCGAACCGGTTTTCGGTGAGTTCTTGGGCCATTTTAGTGACTGAAAAGAAATGGGTATGTAGTGAATCAACAGAAAGTGGTGGCGCCGGAGAAATGGTGAGGTTGTGGACGGCGGTGAGGAGGACAGCCGGCGAAGAGATGACATTTTGAAGAAGATTTATGAATTTGTTATGGTGGTATTGAGATAAGACTAGGGTTTTGAATTGGGGTTTTGTTAAGGGTTGTGATgtggtggtttgtggtggtgagatggtggtTGAGAGTGCTGTCGAAATGGGTCTTGCCAGCCGGAAATatgaggtggtggtggtggttcgCCGGAAAAGAATAAGCATTGATTGAAGTAGGGTTTTGTGTTGGGGGTTTTGGAAATGTACAACTAATGTTATGTCTAGTTAAAAATTTGACTCTGATAAACCAGTAATTATTAagagttcttttttttagtgaaCTTCCCTTTCGTGATGCGAGAATCGAGagttttaatatatgttgtCTTAATCGAACTTATGCTAAAAGATTTTCTCGAAATAAAACTACATATCTCAAAGAAACCCTACTAATCCGATCGAAGACACACCGATTAATAGAGTAAACTCTGGTTCCAAACTTGTATACTTACCAAACCCTTACAAAAACCTTAACACAAAAATTGTTCTAtacttttgagaaaaaaaatataaaataatttaatggaatacaaattaaaaacagACTCTTAATTTCTTACtgatttatttacaataaaACCATTGACCCCACCGATTTAATGTTAAACTGGTCGGACTTGTTGGACGGTTCGGTTTTCAAACCATGCTAACAAGTATGATGAGCAAACACATGTCATTAGCCAAACGGCCTAGAAGGATAATCACCAAGCTTTGAAAATTATCTTATGTTAACAAAGAAGCGTGCATGATAATAAATTAGTAATAGTGGCCAATGAAAATGAGAGGTGTTTGTTTTGAAATAGTTCTTTGAGTGAAATGAAAGTGAGCTTTTAAATCAAGTAATCAACCATCTTAGATGGTTTAATATATGCATGCATTAACCAGTTAATCTAACTTAATTTTAACGTACTTTACAAACACTTTTAGCAAGAGTAAAAGTAATTCTTTCATCCTGCTCATTCCTACAATGAACAGTTGTCGAACAAATCACAAAAATTTGGTCAAAAGATATCATGTAGATACAAAACTTGAAAGTTCAATGGTATATTGGACAATAAAACGTATATTATGTAAAGAATTAACAAATTCATTAGCATCTTAAGTcttagagaaaattacatttttggtacctcaagttggcagattttgcatttttagtctctaactcaa is drawn from Erigeron canadensis isolate Cc75 chromosome 9, C_canadensis_v1, whole genome shotgun sequence and contains these coding sequences:
- the LOC122582615 gene encoding nuclear intron maturase 3, mitochondrial; this translates as MLILFRRTTTTTSYFRLARPISTALSTTISPPQTTTSQPLTKPQFKTLVLSQYHHNKFINLLQNVISSPAVLLTAVHNLTISPAPPLSVDSLHTHFFSVTKMAQELTENRFDIESCLLPVENNNNKGKPFSQFSQFDSFSLVLPNLKLKVLIESIRMVLEVIYDDRFATFSYGGRVGMGRHTAIRYLKSNVENPSWWFSVKFEKDRIFGLENVNKLCSVISEKIKDEKFIGLVRKLVESEVARIELGGCCLGKGLPQECGLNSILINVYLNVFDQKLQELRLMINKENVKSRLDEGNGDDGDRVFYKPLKVYAVRYLDEILVITSGSKGLTVKLKNLVVQFLEKNLVLAVDKEKTVVHSAVSEEVHFLGMDIRAVTPSVLHPPMSEKAIRARKKYLRQKEVRLQELKNRRETNRKKLAMKIFSHVHKKLKTSNGFKFDFQIENEVREIFKTWGREVVDEFLESIEERAAWYRKLSGGDFLSLKRIRDQLPPELVESYDKFQEQVDKYLKPMKARKELEERKRKVEEEEEQKYTERTVKDLTQLCIKVDTPEQLVRKTVRLAGFTNNMGRPRPISALMALEDVDIIKWYTGVGKRWLDYFCCSHNFKIVKTVVSYHLRFSCILTLAEKHESTKREAMKHYTKDLRVFDVDGNEEFHFPTEREIKMMGDKSLADPKPVDGTLTMILIRLASEENLYRCGAHFCQRSDTTVYRIRLLQKDLNLNLSDVKSWVSGMGGVHGYFDRKCVPLCLDHISQLYIGALTLQDVDYSSLLHI